A single Aggregatilinea lenta DNA region contains:
- a CDS encoding DegT/DnrJ/EryC1/StrS family aminotransferase has translation MTLKTSVNDLAIFSGEPAFDEALHVGRPNIGNREHLLARINDILDNRWLTNNGPYVQDFQQRVANYLGVKHFVAITNGTIALEIAIRALGMTGEVIVPSLTFVATAHALQWQAITPVFADVNPDTHNLDPDAVERMITPRTTGIVGVHLWGRACEVERLSDIAQRHNLKLMYDAAHAFSCSYDGVMIGNFGDAEVFSFHATKFFNTFEGGGIATNNDDLAARLRLMKNFGFAGVDTVTHVGTNGKMSEISAAMGLTQLEDIDMLIETNRRNYTQYRAALSDLPGVKVIDYDGTERLNYQYIVLEVDEAKAGLSRDELVTLLKPEKVLARRYFYPGCHQMEPYRSYFPHAGLLLPHTERLSTQLMSLPNGTAVGPDEVAGVSAIIRLALEHAGEVRAQLAHPVQPHAV, from the coding sequence ATGACGCTGAAAACAAGCGTTAATGACCTTGCCATATTCTCCGGCGAGCCTGCCTTTGACGAGGCGCTGCACGTGGGCCGTCCCAACATCGGCAACCGCGAGCACTTGCTGGCGCGCATCAACGACATTCTGGACAACCGCTGGCTGACGAACAACGGCCCCTACGTGCAGGACTTCCAGCAGCGCGTGGCGAACTACCTGGGCGTGAAGCACTTCGTCGCCATCACCAACGGCACGATCGCGCTGGAAATTGCGATCCGCGCGCTGGGCATGACGGGCGAGGTGATCGTGCCCTCGCTGACGTTCGTCGCCACGGCGCACGCGCTGCAGTGGCAGGCGATCACGCCCGTCTTCGCGGACGTGAATCCCGATACCCACAACCTCGATCCTGACGCGGTGGAGCGCATGATCACGCCGCGCACAACGGGCATCGTCGGCGTGCACCTGTGGGGCCGCGCCTGCGAGGTCGAGCGGCTGTCAGACATCGCACAGCGGCACAACCTCAAGCTGATGTACGACGCGGCGCATGCTTTCAGCTGCTCGTATGACGGCGTGATGATCGGGAATTTCGGCGACGCGGAAGTGTTCAGCTTCCACGCCACAAAGTTCTTCAACACGTTCGAGGGCGGCGGCATCGCCACCAACAACGACGATCTGGCCGCGCGCCTGCGCCTGATGAAAAACTTCGGCTTCGCCGGGGTGGACACGGTGACGCACGTCGGCACGAACGGCAAAATGAGCGAGATTTCGGCGGCGATGGGCCTGACGCAGCTCGAAGACATCGACATGCTGATCGAAACCAACCGCCGCAACTATACGCAGTATCGCGCCGCGCTGAGCGATCTGCCCGGCGTGAAGGTGATCGACTACGACGGCACGGAACGGCTCAATTACCAGTACATCGTGCTGGAAGTGGACGAGGCCAAAGCGGGCCTCAGCCGGGACGAGCTGGTGACGCTGCTCAAGCCCGAAAAGGTGCTCGCCCGGCGCTACTTCTATCCCGGCTGTCACCAGATGGAACCGTACCGCTCCTACTTCCCGCACGCGGGGCTGCTGCTGCCGCATACCGAGCGGCTGAGCACGCAGTTGATGTCGCTGCCCAACGGCACGGCGGTCGGGCCGGACGAGGTGGCGGGCGTGAGCGCGATTATACGATTGGCGCTGGAGCACGCGGGCGAGGTCCGCGCGCAGCTGGCG
- a CDS encoding ABC transporter ATP-binding protein, with translation MTHSAIEIENIAKSYRIGLADKHPATRRDAVRETLLLPFKYLRMRLRPPEEDEIVWALRGVSFTVQPGEVVGLIGKNGAGKSTLLKILSRITEPTLGRAVIRGRVGSMLEVGTGFHPELTGRENIYLNGTFLGMHRHEIERKFDEIVAFSGVEKFLDTPVKRYSSGMYVRLAFAVAAHLEPEILLVDEVLSVGDAEFQKKSLGKMSDVAKEGRTILFVSHNMAAVQGLCQRTVWLRDGQVEQDGPTGEVVSNYLKTSIFSNAERVWADLDSAPGSSKARLVAVRVLDAAGEASGQGRIEEPLAVEVEYAVLEPDTVLNISISVYDEKGIYVLASPSNTDETWFQRPHPVGRYRSRVVIPANTLNLGSYSVTALLVEEGRYILAQEDGIVSVDMVELGTYRRGYFGYWGGIVRPLLDWHTERLDDRAIIKNPVQTAEAD, from the coding sequence ATGACCCATTCAGCGATCGAGATCGAAAACATCGCCAAGTCCTATCGCATCGGGCTGGCCGACAAACACCCGGCGACCCGCCGCGACGCCGTGCGCGAAACGCTGCTGTTGCCGTTCAAGTACCTGCGCATGCGTCTGCGCCCGCCGGAAGAAGACGAGATTGTGTGGGCGCTGCGCGGCGTGTCGTTCACCGTGCAGCCGGGCGAAGTCGTCGGGCTGATCGGCAAAAACGGCGCGGGCAAAAGCACGCTGCTAAAGATCCTGTCGCGCATCACCGAGCCGACGTTGGGCCGGGCCGTCATTCGTGGGCGCGTCGGCTCGATGCTGGAGGTCGGCACTGGCTTCCATCCCGAATTGACCGGACGCGAGAACATCTACCTCAACGGCACGTTCCTGGGCATGCACCGCCACGAGATCGAACGCAAATTCGACGAGATCGTGGCGTTCTCCGGCGTGGAGAAGTTCCTCGACACCCCCGTCAAGCGTTATTCGAGCGGCATGTACGTCCGGCTGGCGTTCGCCGTGGCAGCGCACCTGGAACCGGAGATCCTGCTGGTGGACGAGGTGCTGTCGGTCGGCGATGCGGAGTTCCAGAAGAAAAGTCTGGGCAAGATGTCCGACGTAGCGAAAGAAGGCCGCACGATCCTGTTCGTCAGCCACAACATGGCGGCGGTGCAGGGCTTGTGCCAGCGCACCGTCTGGCTGCGCGACGGGCAGGTCGAGCAGGACGGCCCCACGGGGGAAGTCGTGTCCAACTACCTGAAGACCTCGATCTTTTCCAACGCGGAGCGCGTCTGGGCGGATCTGGACAGCGCGCCGGGCAGCAGCAAGGCGCGGCTGGTCGCCGTGCGCGTGCTGGACGCAGCGGGTGAGGCATCCGGCCAGGGGCGCATCGAGGAGCCACTGGCGGTTGAGGTCGAATACGCCGTCCTGGAGCCGGACACGGTGCTGAATATCTCGATCTCGGTTTACGACGAAAAGGGGATTTACGTCCTGGCGTCGCCGTCGAACACCGACGAGACGTGGTTCCAGCGACCTCACCCGGTTGGACGCTACCGCAGCCGCGTGGTCATCCCGGCCAACACGCTCAACCTGGGCAGCTACAGCGTCACCGCGCTGCTGGTCGAAGAAGGGCGCTACATCCTGGCGCAGGAAGACGGCATCGTGTCAGTGGACATGGTCGAGCTGGGCACGTACCGCCGTGGTTATTTTGGTTATTGGGGCGGCATTGTGCGCCCTCTGCTCGACTGGCACACCGAACGCCTCGATGATCGCGCCATCATCAAAAATCCGGTTCAGACCGCAGAAGCAGACTAG
- a CDS encoding acetyltransferase, translating into MPEPLVIWGAGGHALVVADIFRQRGDFTIAGFIDDVTPERRGSAFAGSVVLGGREQLDGLHAQGIHTLFLAFGDCAERLKLADFVRAQGFSLATAVHPSAVIAPSVPVGAGTAIMAGVVVNPAVRIGENAILNTRASVDHECVIEDGAHLSPGVCLGGRVSVGRGTWIGIGAVVKDKVRIGSGSIIGAGAVVLDDIPDGVVAYGVPAKLIRRITE; encoded by the coding sequence ATGCCGGAGCCGTTGGTTATTTGGGGTGCAGGTGGGCACGCGCTGGTCGTAGCGGATATCTTCCGCCAGCGCGGTGACTTCACCATCGCCGGATTTATCGACGACGTGACGCCGGAACGCCGGGGCAGCGCCTTTGCGGGATCGGTCGTGCTCGGCGGGCGCGAGCAGCTCGACGGGCTGCACGCGCAGGGGATTCACACCCTGTTCCTGGCCTTTGGCGACTGTGCGGAGCGGTTGAAGCTGGCGGATTTTGTCCGCGCGCAGGGGTTCTCACTGGCGACGGCGGTGCATCCGTCGGCAGTGATCGCGCCCAGCGTGCCTGTTGGCGCGGGCACGGCGATCATGGCGGGTGTCGTGGTCAACCCTGCCGTGCGCATCGGGGAAAACGCGATTTTGAACACCCGCGCCAGTGTGGATCATGAATGTGTGATCGAGGACGGCGCGCACCTGTCGCCGGGCGTGTGCCTGGGTGGCAGAGTCAGTGTGGGGCGCGGAACGTGGATCGGCATCGGAGCCGTGGTGAAAGATAAGGTCCGCATCGGCAGCGGATCGATTATCGGTGCAGGCGCTGTGGTGCTGGATGATATCCCGGATGGCGTCGTCGCCTACGGTGTGCCTGCCAAACTCATCAGAAGGATAACGGAATGA
- a CDS encoding ABC transporter permease: MDVPQTVTPPAVPAVPDDRPVLVIKPTSGWSSLALREVWEYRELAYYMLTREIKGRYRQMALGPVWIVLGPLLSIAMNSIIFGSLAKMPSDGIPYPLFNFAGLLPWNFFMAALNASANSLLNSRGLISKVYFPRLIIPIVGVLGNMVDFAISFAIFLGMMLAYGYVPGWGILLVPVMLLVASLTGMAVGLWVSSWIVHYRDVSTLVGYVTRFWMYATPIVYASSVIPDRWLPLYKLNPMNGVVEGFRWALLGQGRAPDIYFLVSTLCVLPVLISGMYYFRRSERNIIDIA; this comes from the coding sequence ACCACCCGCCGTGCCCGCTGTTCCCGACGACAGGCCCGTGCTGGTCATCAAGCCCACGTCCGGCTGGAGCAGCCTGGCGCTGCGCGAGGTATGGGAATACCGCGAGCTGGCCTACTACATGCTCACGCGCGAGATCAAGGGGCGCTACCGCCAGATGGCGCTTGGCCCCGTGTGGATCGTGCTTGGCCCGCTGCTCTCCATTGCCATGAACTCGATCATCTTCGGCAGCCTGGCCAAGATGCCGTCGGACGGCATCCCTTACCCGCTGTTCAACTTTGCCGGGCTGCTGCCCTGGAATTTCTTCATGGCCGCGCTCAATGCCTCGGCCAACAGTCTGCTTAATTCGCGCGGGTTGATCTCCAAGGTGTACTTCCCACGCCTGATCATTCCGATCGTGGGTGTGCTGGGCAACATGGTCGATTTCGCCATCTCGTTCGCGATCTTCCTGGGCATGATGCTGGCCTATGGCTACGTGCCCGGCTGGGGCATTCTGCTGGTGCCGGTGATGCTGCTTGTCGCCTCACTGACGGGCATGGCGGTCGGCTTGTGGGTGTCGTCGTGGATCGTGCACTACCGCGACGTGAGCACGCTCGTGGGCTATGTCACGCGCTTCTGGATGTACGCCACACCGATCGTATACGCGTCGAGCGTCATCCCCGACCGGTGGCTCCCACTTTACAAGCTGAATCCCATGAATGGCGTGGTCGAAGGTTTCCGCTGGGCGCTGCTCGGTCAGGGCCGCGCGCCGGATATCTATTTCCTGGTCTCGACCCTGTGCGTACTGCCCGTGCTCATCTCCGGCATGTACTACTTCCGCCGGTCCGAGCGAAACATTATTGACATTGCCTAG